A window of Chlorocebus sabaeus isolate Y175 chromosome 14, mChlSab1.0.hap1, whole genome shotgun sequence contains these coding sequences:
- the SUPT7L gene encoding STAGA complex 65 subunit gamma isoform X3: protein MNLQSGKGEPVTELSWHSCRQLLYQAVATILAHAGFDCANESVLETLTDVAHEYCLKFTKLLRFAVDREARLGQTPFPDVMEQVFHEVGIGSVLSLQKFWQHRIKDYHSYMLQISKQLSEEYERIVNPEKATEDMKPVKIKEEPVSDITFPVSEELEADLASGDQSLPMGVLGAQSERFPSNLEVEASPQASSAEVNASPLWNLAHVKMEPQESEEGNVSGHGVLGSDVFEEPMSGMSEAGIPQSPDDSDSSYGSHSTDSLMGSSPVFNQRCKKRMRKI, encoded by the exons TGGGAAAGGGGAACCTGTGACTGAACTCAGCTGGCACTCCTGTCGGCAGCTCCTTTACCAGGCAGTGGCCACAATCCTGGCCCACGCAGGCTTTGACTGTGCTAATGAAAGTGTCCTGGAGACCCTAACTGATGTGGCACATGAGTATTGCCTTAAGTTTACCAAGTTGTTGCGTTTTGCTGTGGACCGGGAGGCCCGGCTGGGACAGACTCCTTTTCCAGATGTGATGGAGCAGGTATTCCATGAAGTGGGTATCGGCAGTGTGCTCTCCCTCCAGAAGTTCTGGCAGCACCGCATCAAGGACTATCACAGTTACATGCTACAG ATTAGTAAGCAACTCTCTGAAGAATATGAAAGGATTGTCAATCCTGAGAAGGCCACAGAGGACATGAAACCTGTGAAGATCAAGGAGGAACCTGTGAGCGACATCACCTTTCCTGTCAGTGAGGAGCTGGAGGCTGACCTTGCTTCTGGAGACCAGTCACTGCCTATGGGAGTGCTTGGGGCTCAAAGTGAACGCTTCCCATCTAACCTGGAGGTTGAAGcttcaccacaggcttcaa GTGCAGAGGTAAATGCTTCTCCTCTTTGGAATCTGGCCCATGTGAAAATGGAGCCTCAAGAGAGTGAAGAAGGCAACGTCTCTGGGCATGGTGTGCTGGGGAGCGATGTCTTCGAGGAGCCCATGTCAGGCATGAGTGAAGCTGGGATTCCTCAGAGCCCTGATGACTCAGATAGCAGCTATGGTTCCCACTCCACTGACAGCCTCATGGGGTCCTCCCCTGTTTTCAACCAGCGCTGCAAGAAGAGGATgaggaaaatataa